Proteins from a genomic interval of Streptomyces sp. NBC_01267:
- a CDS encoding nuclear transport factor 2 family protein, with the protein MTQDQLAPPRDAQSVGRYFLDQIGSGRLEAAFACLADDVVMEMPFAPPGSPTRLEGADALRSLYTGVVDAALSVELPVSTTRPFADPEWALVEYTGRILQPGGHEYTNVYHGLFRVVDGRIKLFRELYDTYRFAEQVPLEARRAMFPTTDEG; encoded by the coding sequence ATGACGCAGGATCAACTCGCCCCGCCACGAGACGCCCAGTCAGTAGGGCGCTACTTCTTGGACCAGATCGGCAGTGGGCGGCTCGAAGCCGCGTTCGCCTGCCTGGCCGACGATGTGGTGATGGAGATGCCGTTCGCACCCCCGGGCAGCCCGACCCGGCTGGAAGGTGCCGATGCGCTGCGCAGCCTCTACACGGGGGTGGTCGACGCGGCCCTGTCGGTCGAGCTCCCGGTGAGCACCACTCGGCCGTTCGCCGACCCCGAGTGGGCACTGGTCGAGTACACGGGCCGGATCCTGCAGCCGGGCGGTCATGAGTACACGAACGTCTACCACGGTCTGTTCCGGGTCGTGGACGGGCGGATAAAGCTCTTCCGGGAGCTCTACGACACCTACCGGTTCGCGGAGCAAGTGCCCCTGGAGGCACGTCGGGCCATGTTTCCGACCACCGACGAGGGGTGA
- a CDS encoding nuclear transport factor 2 family protein, with product MSNATEETRKVVQRWFDALTSGDFETALDTLAEDVEWINYTPVPGYNDDMKWIGSYRGREAVLETLKIFTGAVDVRLEKLVRLVVDGDQAAGVIHEMSTVRGTGVEFEIEFIQWLTVRDGKITRWKSYTDPSQIIRALRGDASGQEAA from the coding sequence ATGAGCAACGCCACGGAAGAAACCAGGAAAGTCGTACAGCGGTGGTTCGACGCACTGACATCGGGCGACTTCGAAACCGCCCTCGACACACTCGCCGAGGACGTCGAGTGGATCAACTACACGCCGGTGCCCGGCTACAACGACGACATGAAGTGGATCGGCAGTTACCGCGGCCGTGAGGCTGTCCTCGAGACCCTGAAGATCTTCACCGGGGCCGTGGACGTCCGCCTGGAGAAGCTGGTGCGCCTGGTCGTCGACGGCGACCAGGCCGCCGGGGTCATCCACGAGATGTCCACCGTGCGGGGCACCGGCGTCGAGTTCGAGATCGAGTTCATCCAGTGGCTGACGGTCCGCGACGGCAAGATCACCCGCTGGAAGTCCTACACGGACCCGTCGCAGATCATCCGGGCCCTGCGGGGCGACGCTTCGGGGCAGGAGGCCGCCTGA
- the glgA gene encoding glycogen synthase yields MHVQQPARSSRTRVDLLTKEFPPEVYGGAGVHAAELAAELRSLVDLHVRCFGAPRDAQNVTAYPDPVLPGEQNPALRALGVNVEMAAGCAGADLVHSHTWYANGAGRLAQVLYGIPHVATTHSLEPLRPWKAEQLGGGYALSSLVERSALESADALIAVSHGMRRDILRVYPDVDPERVHVVHNGIDTRAYRPDHGTAALVRHGVDPDRPIVLFVGRVTRQKGLPQLLRAAFELDPRAQLVLCCGQPDTAEIGAETEALVDELRRVRDGVVRIDGMLDRAVLLQFLTHASVFVCPSLYEPMGIVNLEAMACGTAVVATATGGIPEVVADGETGLLVPIEQEQDGSGTPLDPRRFASDLAAAMNQLLADPDHASRLGAAGLARAQKEFGWDVAAERAHAVYRSVLDR; encoded by the coding sequence ATGCATGTGCAGCAACCCGCTCGGTCGTCCCGAACACGCGTCGATCTGCTCACCAAGGAATTCCCTCCGGAGGTATACGGAGGGGCCGGTGTCCATGCCGCAGAACTCGCGGCAGAACTCCGCAGTCTTGTCGACCTGCACGTGCGCTGCTTCGGTGCGCCGCGCGACGCGCAGAACGTGACCGCCTACCCGGACCCCGTGCTGCCGGGAGAGCAGAACCCCGCCCTGCGCGCGCTCGGGGTGAATGTCGAGATGGCCGCGGGGTGCGCGGGAGCAGACCTTGTCCACAGCCACACCTGGTACGCCAACGGGGCGGGCCGGCTCGCGCAGGTGCTGTACGGCATCCCCCATGTCGCCACCACCCACAGCCTCGAACCGCTGCGCCCCTGGAAGGCCGAACAGCTGGGCGGCGGCTACGCGTTGTCGTCCCTGGTGGAGCGTTCGGCACTGGAGAGCGCCGATGCGCTGATCGCCGTGTCGCACGGCATGCGTCGGGACATCCTTCGCGTATATCCCGATGTGGATCCCGAGCGGGTCCACGTGGTCCACAACGGCATCGACACCCGGGCCTACCGCCCCGACCACGGCACGGCCGCGCTGGTGCGGCACGGGGTGGACCCCGATCGGCCCATCGTCCTCTTCGTCGGCCGCGTCACCCGTCAGAAGGGTCTGCCGCAGCTGCTGCGTGCGGCCTTCGAGTTGGATCCCCGTGCCCAGCTCGTGCTGTGCTGCGGGCAACCCGACACGGCCGAGATCGGAGCCGAGACCGAGGCGCTGGTCGACGAACTGCGCCGGGTGCGGGACGGAGTCGTCCGTATCGACGGGATGCTCGATCGGGCCGTCCTCCTGCAGTTCCTCACCCACGCTTCCGTCTTCGTCTGCCCGTCCCTGTACGAACCGATGGGCATCGTGAACCTGGAGGCCATGGCCTGCGGCACAGCGGTCGTGGCCACTGCGACGGGCGGCATCCCGGAGGTCGTGGCGGACGGTGAGACGGGCCTTCTGGTGCCCATCGAGCAGGAGCAGGACGGCAGCGGCACGCCCCTGGACCCCCGGCGCTTCGCCTCCGACCTCGCAGCCGCGATGAATCAGCTCCTCGCCGATCCGGACCATGCCTCCCGGCTCGGCGCGGCCGGCCTCGCGCGGGCGCAGAAGGAATTCGGCTGGGACGTGGCGGCGGAGCGGGCGCATGCCGTCTACCGCTCGGTGCTGGATCGCTGA
- a CDS encoding nuclear transport factor 2 family protein: MSSVADRLDVIETCTRMGWYIDQREWDALNDVFSDEIMLDYTSLNGGEPGPVSKKDLIGAWSGLLGQFAATQHLLSNFLVDVQGDSAVTTAMFQATHRMPNEHGGPLWTLAGTYRIDLERTSDGWRINAIVMTATWADGNQHLFARAAEQAQSADS, from the coding sequence ATGAGTTCTGTGGCCGACCGCCTCGACGTCATCGAGACCTGCACCCGCATGGGCTGGTACATCGACCAGCGCGAGTGGGACGCGCTGAACGATGTCTTCAGCGACGAGATCATGCTCGACTACACCAGCCTCAATGGCGGCGAGCCGGGTCCCGTGTCCAAGAAGGACCTGATCGGTGCCTGGTCCGGGCTGCTCGGCCAGTTCGCCGCCACCCAGCACCTGCTCAGCAACTTCCTGGTCGACGTACAGGGCGACAGCGCCGTCACGACCGCGATGTTCCAGGCGACGCACCGCATGCCCAACGAGCACGGCGGTCCGCTGTGGACGCTCGCCGGCACCTACCGCATCGACCTGGAGCGGACGTCTGACGGCTGGCGGATCAACGCCATCGTGATGACGGCCACCTGGGCCGACGGAAATCAGCATCTGTTCGCCCGCGCCGCCGAACAGGCTCAGTCCGCCGATTCCTGA
- a CDS encoding helix-turn-helix domain-containing protein: MDSTAEDGEGTGRRLRELRRARGLKQQDLASDDVSVSYISLIESGKRTPSAAVVTLLAERLGCTPSYLLTGQDGTRTRELELKAAFADLALHNGENREALQAFSEILASGPVLPEATVRRARLGQALALEQLGRLEAAAQALTMLYEDPRCVAGSAEWTQLATALCRCHQALGDQVLSVEIGERALRRLDQFGLEATDDHIQLGAVLVSCYRARSDLAKARLVAERLIRIADGHGGRTAQRETFWNAALVAKSQGQIDEALALAERARALLAESDHVRHHALLCGVYGMLLLCSDPGDPEQARQLLEQSQAQLVEVGTAAEQASAQSNLAEAHLRLNQAAEAQEHASRALELLRDEPRRESVEARAVLAHAQFGMGESRQAQETLRAAAAQLRQLPPARPSAAVWRRIADIWQQYGYTAESIAAYRQALNDAGLPGLPASADRVSEAAR, from the coding sequence GTGGACAGCACTGCCGAAGACGGTGAAGGCACCGGACGGCGGCTGAGGGAGCTCCGTCGTGCTCGTGGTCTCAAGCAACAGGACCTCGCCAGCGACGACGTCTCGGTGAGCTACATCTCGCTGATCGAGTCGGGCAAGCGAACTCCTTCGGCGGCTGTCGTGACGCTCCTGGCCGAGCGCCTCGGATGCACCCCCAGCTATCTGCTCACGGGTCAGGACGGCACACGGACACGCGAGTTGGAGCTCAAGGCCGCGTTCGCCGACCTCGCCCTGCACAACGGTGAGAACAGGGAGGCGCTGCAGGCCTTCAGCGAGATCCTCGCCTCCGGTCCCGTCCTGCCCGAGGCCACCGTGCGCCGAGCCCGCCTCGGCCAAGCGCTCGCCCTGGAGCAGCTCGGCAGGCTGGAGGCCGCGGCCCAAGCCCTCACCATGCTGTACGAGGATCCCCGGTGCGTCGCCGGCTCAGCGGAATGGACCCAGCTGGCCACGGCGCTCTGCCGCTGCCACCAGGCCCTCGGCGACCAGGTCCTCAGCGTCGAGATCGGAGAGCGGGCGCTGCGCCGCCTCGACCAGTTCGGCCTCGAGGCCACGGACGACCACATTCAGCTCGGAGCAGTGCTGGTCAGCTGCTACCGGGCCCGCAGCGACCTGGCCAAGGCCCGCCTCGTGGCCGAACGCCTGATCAGGATCGCCGACGGTCACGGAGGCCGGACCGCACAGCGGGAGACCTTCTGGAACGCCGCCCTCGTGGCAAAGTCCCAGGGCCAGATCGACGAGGCCCTGGCTCTGGCAGAACGCGCACGCGCGTTGTTGGCCGAGAGCGATCACGTGCGCCACCACGCACTGCTCTGCGGTGTCTACGGGATGCTGCTGCTCTGCTCCGACCCCGGTGACCCTGAACAAGCCCGTCAGCTGCTCGAACAGTCGCAGGCTCAGCTGGTGGAGGTCGGCACGGCAGCCGAACAGGCGTCGGCCCAGAGCAATCTCGCGGAGGCACACCTGCGGCTGAACCAGGCGGCCGAAGCTCAGGAACATGCGTCCAGGGCGCTGGAGCTGTTGCGCGACGAGCCGCGCCGGGAGTCGGTCGAGGCGCGTGCCGTACTGGCTCACGCCCAGTTCGGCATGGGCGAGAGCCGGCAAGCACAGGAGACGCTCCGCGCTGCGGCGGCGCAGCTTCGCCAACTGCCCCCGGCCCGTCCGTCGGCTGCCGTGTGGCGCCGGATCGCGGACATCTGGCAGCAGTACGGGTACACCGCCGAGTCCATCGCCGCCTACCGGCAGGCGCTGAACGATGCGGGGCTCCCCGGCCTCCCCGCCTCCGCCGACCGGGTCAGCGAAGCTGCTCGCTGA
- a CDS encoding ankyrin repeat domain-containing protein, whose translation MSSELITAVRARDAARVSELLAAGADARHRESATGLTALMIAAGHADAPTVQALIDGGADVLTADTRAGATALHKACQGGSLEVVKALVEAGAFVDAVAPTTGHTALMDALWYKYPDIAEYLLTQGTALQVYTHYGFSLEQHFAYELNVNTFGKDRLLKAEEHLNSRRAGDERAVAGQELMAATAEGDTDRVRKLLAAGAEVDERSPNLSGFNDSHTPLLVACRDGHDEIVRLLLAAGADVNAVEPTFGAVPLHKAVYNGHAGITADLVRQDGIDLDFQGATNGYSPLHDALWHGYEDCARTLVEAGARLDLLGHDGKTPLDLAVEVFGADHALSELIRSRGAR comes from the coding sequence ATGAGCTCCGAGCTGATCACCGCAGTACGCGCCCGGGACGCCGCACGCGTCTCCGAACTGCTGGCAGCCGGCGCCGACGCGCGCCACCGCGAGTCCGCCACCGGGCTGACCGCCCTGATGATCGCGGCCGGGCATGCGGACGCTCCCACCGTCCAGGCCCTGATCGACGGCGGTGCCGACGTCCTGACCGCCGACACCCGGGCCGGCGCGACCGCGCTGCACAAGGCCTGCCAGGGCGGCAGCCTCGAGGTGGTGAAGGCTCTCGTCGAAGCGGGTGCCTTCGTGGACGCAGTGGCGCCCACCACCGGACACACCGCCCTGATGGACGCGCTCTGGTACAAGTACCCGGACATCGCCGAGTACTTGCTGACGCAGGGCACCGCACTCCAGGTCTACACGCACTACGGCTTCTCGCTCGAGCAGCACTTCGCGTACGAACTGAACGTCAACACGTTCGGCAAGGACCGGCTGCTCAAGGCCGAGGAGCACCTCAACTCCCGTCGGGCGGGCGACGAGCGCGCGGTGGCCGGCCAGGAGCTGATGGCGGCGACCGCGGAGGGCGACACCGACCGGGTGCGCAAGCTGCTCGCTGCCGGCGCCGAGGTCGACGAGCGTTCCCCCAACCTGAGCGGCTTCAACGACAGCCACACGCCGCTGCTGGTGGCCTGCCGCGACGGTCACGACGAGATCGTGCGCCTGCTGCTCGCGGCCGGGGCGGACGTGAACGCCGTCGAGCCCACGTTCGGCGCGGTGCCGCTGCACAAGGCCGTCTACAACGGCCACGCCGGCATCACCGCCGATCTGGTCCGCCAGGACGGTATCGACCTCGACTTCCAGGGCGCGACCAATGGCTACAGCCCGCTGCACGACGCGCTGTGGCACGGCTACGAGGACTGCGCGCGCACGCTCGTGGAGGCCGGCGCCCGGCTCGATCTCCTCGGCCACGACGGCAAGACGCCGCTCGACCTCGCCGTCGAGGTCTTCGGGGCCGATCACGCGCTGAGTGAACTGATCCGCTCCCGCGGCGCCCGCTGA
- a CDS encoding MFS transporter codes for MSPDATVRVACLAFFVITLDTTVVNVALPSIGEQWDGQVSALQWVVTAYTLLFAALLLSAGAISDRIGASRAFSIGLSVFTLMSALCGLAPNLGVLIFARALQGAGAAVMMPASLALVRQAYDDPAKRARGIAWWTAGGGAAVAAGPVVGGALTTGLGWRWIFFINIPVGIVALIGMLRAPRSSRGQAPMDPAGQVTAVLALAALVFAVINGGSHGWTDPVTIVGFAVAVIAAVAFLLTESRQRNPAVPLTLFRNPAVAVCTSAGLALNLGYYGLVFVFTIFFQEHRGASALMAGLMFIPMTAFTTGVNLLAGKLTNRHGPRFPLVLGQIIQTLGILGLLFVSQDTPTPLLLVLLVPLGIGGGLAIPPLTTAMLESVPHERAGLASGVLSAARQFGGAIGVALLGALIADSAHFMTGMRISLVIGAAVLVVTTLGVIRFLPAGHHHPAAAEPAPRNEPQPQ; via the coding sequence TTGAGCCCTGACGCCACGGTTCGCGTGGCCTGTCTGGCGTTCTTCGTGATCACGTTGGACACGACGGTGGTCAACGTCGCCCTGCCGAGCATCGGTGAGCAGTGGGACGGCCAGGTGTCGGCGCTGCAGTGGGTGGTGACGGCGTACACTCTGCTCTTCGCGGCGCTGTTGCTGTCGGCGGGAGCGATCTCGGACCGGATCGGCGCGAGCCGCGCTTTCTCGATCGGTCTGTCGGTCTTCACCCTGATGTCCGCGCTGTGCGGGCTTGCGCCCAACCTCGGCGTGCTCATCTTCGCGCGGGCGCTCCAGGGCGCGGGGGCGGCAGTGATGATGCCCGCCTCGCTCGCTCTGGTCCGCCAGGCCTACGACGACCCGGCCAAGCGCGCCCGCGGAATCGCGTGGTGGACGGCGGGCGGCGGCGCGGCGGTCGCTGCGGGCCCGGTCGTCGGTGGCGCACTCACGACCGGGCTCGGCTGGCGCTGGATCTTCTTCATCAACATCCCCGTCGGCATCGTCGCCCTGATCGGAATGCTCCGCGCCCCCCGGTCCTCGCGCGGGCAGGCCCCGATGGACCCGGCAGGCCAGGTGACGGCAGTCCTGGCCCTGGCGGCTCTGGTGTTCGCAGTGATCAACGGAGGCTCCCACGGCTGGACGGACCCGGTCACCATCGTGGGCTTCGCGGTCGCCGTCATCGCCGCAGTCGCGTTCCTGCTGACCGAGTCCCGCCAGCGCAATCCGGCAGTGCCGCTGACCTTGTTCCGCAATCCCGCGGTGGCCGTGTGCACCAGCGCGGGTCTCGCCCTGAACCTGGGCTACTACGGCCTGGTCTTCGTCTTCACGATCTTCTTCCAGGAACACCGTGGTGCCTCGGCCCTGATGGCAGGCCTGATGTTCATTCCGATGACGGCCTTCACCACAGGGGTCAACCTCCTGGCCGGCAAGCTGACCAACCGCCACGGGCCGCGCTTCCCGTTGGTTCTCGGCCAGATCATCCAGACGTTGGGCATCCTGGGCCTGCTCTTCGTCTCCCAGGACACCCCCACTCCTCTGCTCCTGGTGCTGCTTGTCCCGCTGGGCATCGGCGGAGGCCTGGCGATCCCGCCCCTGACGACGGCGATGCTGGAGTCGGTCCCGCACGAGAGGGCCGGTCTGGCTTCCGGAGTCCTCAGCGCGGCCCGCCAGTTCGGCGGGGCCATCGGCGTGGCCCTCCTGGGCGCCCTGATCGCCGACTCGGCCCACTTCATGACAGGCATGCGCATCAGCCTGGTCATCGGGGCCGCGGTCCTGGTGGTCACGACGCTGGGCGTGATCCGCTTCCTGCCCGCCGGCCATCACCACCCGGCCGCCGCGGAGCCCGCTCCGAGGAACGAACCGCAGCCACAGTGA
- a CDS encoding TIGR03619 family F420-dependent LLM class oxidoreductase, giving the protein MSTTAPRALGVGVPLSGAWATPSTQVRIARQAEELGYQSLWTFTRLLFPMQSNDAEWSSDFQPAFHYGVAEPLITLGYLAGCTERIRLGVSVLNAPFFAPAVLAKQLIQLDRVSGGRLDAGLAQGWSEEEFRAVGLPMERRVARTLEYVEVLRRMWEQDQAEFQGEFTELPRTLVRPRPVQPVFPLLLGGSTEKAWTRAGRLAQGWVSPGFVAVPEVAAAASGVRAAAERAGRSPDGLRIVVRATVFLGTEPGSGRSLFHGSVAQIRSDIEQMHDAGATEVFLDFNFDPRIVGPRADPAGSLALVEEALGELAPVALPAAR; this is encoded by the coding sequence ATGTCCACGACCGCCCCCCGCGCTCTTGGTGTGGGCGTCCCGCTTTCCGGAGCCTGGGCGACACCCTCCACCCAGGTACGGATCGCCCGGCAGGCCGAGGAGCTCGGCTACCAGTCCCTGTGGACCTTCACCCGCCTGCTCTTCCCGATGCAGAGCAACGATGCCGAATGGTCGTCCGACTTCCAGCCGGCCTTCCACTACGGCGTGGCAGAGCCGCTCATCACCCTGGGATACCTGGCCGGCTGCACCGAGCGGATCCGGCTGGGTGTCTCGGTGCTCAACGCCCCGTTCTTCGCGCCCGCGGTTCTGGCCAAGCAGCTCATCCAGCTCGACCGGGTATCGGGCGGACGGCTCGACGCCGGGCTGGCTCAGGGCTGGTCCGAGGAGGAGTTCCGGGCCGTCGGCCTGCCGATGGAACGGCGAGTGGCCCGCACGTTGGAGTACGTGGAGGTGCTCCGCCGGATGTGGGAGCAGGACCAGGCGGAGTTCCAGGGCGAGTTCACCGAGCTGCCCCGGACCCTGGTCCGCCCTCGCCCGGTCCAACCGGTCTTCCCCCTGCTGCTCGGTGGCTCCACCGAGAAGGCCTGGACGCGTGCGGGGCGCCTGGCCCAGGGCTGGGTCAGCCCGGGTTTCGTCGCCGTGCCGGAGGTCGCCGCTGCCGCGTCCGGGGTCCGCGCAGCCGCCGAACGCGCCGGACGTTCCCCTGACGGGCTGCGCATCGTCGTACGCGCCACCGTCTTCCTCGGCACCGAACCCGGTTCCGGGCGCAGCCTCTTCCACGGTTCGGTTGCTCAGATTCGCTCTGACATCGAGCAGATGCACGATGCCGGGGCCACCGAGGTCTTCCTCGACTTCAACTTCGACCCGCGGATCGTCGGCCCTCGAGCAGACCCTGCCGGCTCCCTCGCCCTGGTCGAGGAAGCACTGGGCGAACTCGCTCCGGTCGCGCTCCCCGCCGCGCGCTGA
- a CDS encoding cupin domain-containing protein, with amino-acid sequence MIHAISRLVAGCRPDGTSVVEANGPVAPVTVGALPGVEFYQVWGRNDAPARGDGGTEAAFVPYFPGDTGTRFVILRWPPETGRGPEGDPDLLSAEVEEVFPGLLKALAPDDKGHHATDTVDMSIILEGELWLQLEDGSETRLTPGSCVVLRGNRHAWFNRSTEPAVMASVFIGAQDTLSEQLR; translated from the coding sequence ATGATCCACGCGATTTCGCGTCTGGTCGCGGGTTGCCGTCCCGACGGCACCTCGGTGGTCGAGGCGAACGGGCCGGTCGCCCCCGTGACCGTGGGTGCGCTGCCTGGCGTCGAGTTCTACCAGGTCTGGGGGCGCAACGATGCCCCCGCGAGAGGCGACGGCGGCACTGAAGCAGCCTTCGTGCCCTACTTCCCCGGGGACACCGGGACCCGCTTCGTGATACTGCGCTGGCCCCCGGAGACCGGACGCGGCCCGGAGGGCGATCCCGACTTGCTCTCCGCCGAGGTGGAAGAGGTCTTCCCCGGGCTGCTCAAGGCTCTGGCCCCGGACGACAAGGGGCACCATGCGACGGACACCGTGGACATGTCGATCATCCTGGAGGGGGAGCTCTGGCTCCAGCTGGAAGACGGCTCCGAGACCCGTCTGACGCCCGGCAGTTGCGTCGTCCTGCGCGGCAACCGGCATGCCTGGTTCAACCGCAGCACCGAACCGGCCGTCATGGCCAGCGTCTTCATCGGTGCCCAGGACACTCTCAGCGAGCAGCTTCGCTGA
- a CDS encoding low temperature requirement protein A — MFFDLAFVFNFTQLARVLSRDMTLHGVIQVLLIFWLLWWMYGGYAWLTNHLPPQRRHHRVLLLLGMASFLVIGLATPNAFDGDGVAFGIGYLLIVTVHAALFALGGTGAARNMLRIAPFHTVGALLIIGAGFLDGWAMYALWTSAVALEIVAPVLTGVSGFELKPGHFVERHGLLMIIALGDSFLALGIGTDGGQAGPSVVTTAVLIFVIPAGLWWVYFDESEKASRAELALERQDAVQRSRLALAAFFYAHVPMLLGLILIAAAVKKTIVHPYDPLAMAPSVALACGVALYLGGIAWFHGILKIGPQRFHFTASLFAVLAIPVGHFGTAVAEVVVLGALIGAALLSDHRWTLKMAHLYH, encoded by the coding sequence TTGTTCTTCGATCTCGCGTTCGTATTCAACTTCACGCAGCTCGCCCGGGTGCTCAGCCGGGACATGACGCTGCACGGAGTTATTCAAGTACTTCTGATTTTCTGGCTCCTGTGGTGGATGTACGGCGGATACGCGTGGCTCACCAACCACCTTCCGCCCCAACGCAGGCACCACCGGGTCCTGCTGCTGCTCGGCATGGCCTCCTTTCTGGTCATCGGCCTGGCCACGCCCAACGCGTTCGACGGGGACGGCGTCGCGTTCGGCATCGGCTACCTGCTGATCGTCACCGTGCATGCCGCCCTCTTCGCGTTGGGCGGCACCGGAGCGGCCCGCAACATGCTGCGCATCGCCCCGTTCCACACGGTGGGCGCGCTCCTCATCATCGGCGCCGGCTTCCTCGACGGATGGGCCATGTACGCGCTGTGGACCTCGGCCGTCGCGTTGGAGATCGTCGCGCCGGTGCTGACGGGCGTCTCGGGCTTCGAGCTGAAGCCGGGCCACTTCGTGGAACGGCACGGACTGCTCATGATCATCGCGCTCGGCGACTCGTTCCTGGCGCTCGGCATCGGCACCGACGGCGGTCAGGCGGGGCCGTCGGTCGTGACCACGGCGGTCCTCATCTTCGTCATCCCGGCCGGTCTGTGGTGGGTGTACTTCGACGAGTCCGAGAAGGCCTCGCGGGCCGAACTCGCCCTGGAGCGGCAGGACGCGGTGCAACGTTCGCGGCTGGCACTCGCCGCGTTCTTCTACGCCCACGTACCGATGCTGCTCGGACTGATCCTGATCGCGGCGGCCGTCAAGAAGACCATCGTGCACCCCTACGATCCACTGGCCATGGCCCCGTCCGTCGCGCTGGCCTGTGGTGTGGCGCTGTACCTCGGCGGTATCGCCTGGTTCCACGGAATCCTGAAGATCGGCCCACAGCGTTTCCACTTCACCGCCTCACTGTTCGCCGTACTGGCAATTCCGGTGGGGCACTTCGGGACGGCAGTGGCCGAAGTCGTAGTGCTTGGCGCCCTCATCGGCGCTGCCCTGCTCAGCGACCATCGCTGGACCTTGAAAATGGCACATCTCTATCACTGA
- a CDS encoding muconolactone Delta-isomerase family protein: MLFYVQMKWKHEGRITLDELWELEQDEAVHAQETVDSGFCVGIWKVAAQKRVIAIIESPDAEELDRTALGRLPMREYLEFETVWPLRDYLGFAEDVKQRYKV; the protein is encoded by the coding sequence ATGCTTTTCTACGTTCAGATGAAATGGAAGCACGAAGGGCGCATCACCCTCGACGAGCTGTGGGAGCTCGAGCAGGACGAAGCGGTCCACGCCCAGGAGACGGTGGACTCCGGCTTCTGCGTGGGCATCTGGAAGGTCGCCGCGCAGAAGCGCGTCATAGCCATCATCGAATCACCGGATGCCGAGGAGCTCGACCGCACCGCGCTCGGCCGGCTCCCCATGCGGGAGTACCTGGAGTTCGAGACCGTCTGGCCGCTGCGCGATTACCTCGGCTTCGCCGAGGACGTCAAGCAGCGCTACAAGGTCTGA
- a CDS encoding alpha/beta hydrolase yields the protein MNPNGDVRVEGVALPSEGVDLVGDLYRPASQPAGDASPAVVVVGSWTTVKEQMAGRYAAGLAARGLTTLAFDFRGYGGSKGDPQDFESPERKIADIVSAVDYLKSRPDVDSSRIGALGICAGSGYVAVAASRNPEIRSVAMVAPWLHDRTLVPDIYGGPEGVRERMALGEAARDKYESTGEVDYIPAASDTDERAAMYGPFDYYLYADRGAVPEWRNRFAVMSWPQWLTFDPISVAAQCTAPTFMLHSPDAAIPDGARRFHDGLRAPKELQWTTGSQFDFYDQESTVMSALDSVEAHFGRTL from the coding sequence ATGAACCCCAACGGTGATGTGCGTGTCGAGGGGGTGGCACTCCCCAGCGAAGGTGTCGACCTCGTCGGCGACCTCTACCGACCTGCTTCGCAGCCGGCCGGGGATGCCTCTCCCGCAGTGGTCGTGGTCGGCTCGTGGACCACTGTCAAGGAACAGATGGCCGGGCGGTACGCGGCCGGGCTCGCCGCCCGAGGACTGACCACGCTCGCTTTCGACTTCCGCGGGTACGGCGGATCGAAGGGCGATCCGCAGGACTTCGAATCGCCGGAACGTAAGATCGCGGACATCGTCAGCGCTGTCGACTACCTGAAGTCCCGCCCGGACGTGGACTCTTCCCGGATCGGCGCCCTCGGTATCTGCGCCGGCTCCGGATATGTCGCGGTCGCCGCCTCACGGAATCCGGAGATCCGCTCCGTTGCCATGGTGGCTCCGTGGCTGCACGACCGAACGCTGGTCCCGGACATCTACGGCGGCCCGGAAGGCGTTCGTGAGCGGATGGCCCTGGGCGAGGCAGCCCGGGACAAGTACGAGTCGACGGGTGAGGTCGACTACATCCCCGCGGCAAGCGACACCGACGAACGCGCCGCGATGTACGGGCCGTTCGACTACTACCTGTATGCCGATCGAGGGGCTGTCCCCGAGTGGCGCAACCGGTTCGCCGTCATGAGCTGGCCGCAGTGGCTGACCTTCGACCCCATCTCGGTCGCCGCTCAGTGCACGGCACCCACCTTCATGCTGCACAGCCCGGACGCCGCCATCCCGGACGGCGCCCGTCGCTTCCACGATGGGCTGAGGGCACCCAAGGAACTGCAGTGGACGACCGGCTCCCAGTTTGATTTCTACGACCAGGAATCGACAGTGATGTCGGCACTGGACTCGGTGGAGGCCCACTTCGGAAGGACGCTGTGA